In Phyllostomus discolor isolate MPI-MPIP mPhyDis1 chromosome 3, mPhyDis1.pri.v3, whole genome shotgun sequence, a single genomic region encodes these proteins:
- the LOC114491701 gene encoding orexigenic neuropeptide QRFP, whose translation MASPYFLSCLLLLPLGTCLPLPDGEEPADARGGIESKPSCADPAGGRRACLPWGSSPWRRAAHPLSLLVTAQEPPPPPVGRACASLRLRFGRQEDGSGAAGFLPADGKTARGQLGALARELSGYSRKKGGFSFRFGRR comes from the coding sequence ATGGCGAGCCCTTACTTCctgtcctgcctcctcctcctgccgctGGGCACCTGCCTTCCTCTGCCGGACGGAGAAGAGCCCGCGGACGCCAGGGGTGGCATCGAAAGCAAGCCAAGCTGCGCCGACCCGGCGGGGGGACGCCGCGCCTGCCTCCCGTGGGGCTCCTCTCCGTGGCGGAGGGCCGCACACCCGCTCTCCCTGCTCGTCACAGCCCAGGAGCCGCCGCCACCACCGGTGGGCAGAGCATGTGCCAGCCTGAGGCTTCGGTTCGGGAGGCAGGAAGATGGCAGCGGGGCCGCCGGCTTCCTCCCCGCTGATGGCAAGACGGCGCGCGGccagctgggggccctggccagggagctcagcgGCTACAGCAGGAAGAAGGGCGGCTTCAGCTTCCGCTTCGGCCGGCGGTGA
- the FIBCD1 gene encoding fibrinogen C domain-containing protein 1: MVNDRWKTVGTAPQLEDRPRDKPQRPSCGYVVCTVLLSLAVLLAVAVTGTVLFLNHAHAPGTAPPPIVSTGPAGANGALVTVERADSSRLSILIDPRCPDLTEGFAHLEDTQASVLQALTARQAQPWLAGEQDRELLDTLADQLPRLLARASELQAECAGLRKGHGTLGQGLGALQSEQARLIQLLSESQGHMAHLVNLVSDVLDTLHRDRGLSRPRVKADLQRAPARGSRPRGCANGSRPRDCLDVLLSGRQEDGVYSVFPTHDPAGFQVYCDMRTDGGGWTVFQRREDGSVNFFRGWEAYRDGFGKLTGEHWLGLKRLHVLTAQAAYELRVDLEDFDNGTAHAHYGSFGVGLFSVDPEEDGFPLTVADYSGTAGDSLLKHSGMRFTTKDRDSDHSENNCAAFYRGAWWYRNCHTSNLNGQYLRGAHTSYADGVEWSSWTGWQYSLKFSEMKIRPVREDR, from the exons CGGCCGAGCTGCGGCTATGTGGTGTGCACGGTGCTGCTGTCCCTGGCCGTGCTGCTGGCCGTGGCTGTCACCGGCACGGTGCTCTTCCTGAACCACGCCCACGCGCCCGGCACGGCGCCCCCGCCCATCGTCAGCACAGGGCCGGCCGGTGCCAACGGCGCCCTGGTCACCGTGGAGAGAGCCGACAGCTCACGCCTCAGCATCCTCATCGACCCGCGCTGCCCCGACCTCACTGAAGGCTTCGCCCACCTGGAGGACACCCAGGCCTCCGTGCTGCAGGCGCTGACCGCGcgccaggcccagccctggctggcgggcGAGCAGGACAGGGAGCTGCTGGACACGCTGGCCGACCAGCTGCCCCGGCTGCTGGCCCGGGCCTCAGAGCTGCAGGCGGAGTGCGCCGGGCTGCGGAAGGGCCACGGCACGCTGGGCCAGGGGCTCGGCGCCCTGCAGAGCGAGCAGGCCCGCCTCATCCAG CTTCTGTCGGAGAGCCAGGGCCACATGGCTCACCTGGTGAACTTGGTCAGCGACGTCCTGGACACCCTGCACAGGGACCGGGGGCTGAGCCGGCCCCGAGTCAAGGCTGACCTGCAGAGGGCGCCGGCCAGGGGGTCGCGGCCCCGGGGCTGTGCCAACG GCTCTCGGCCCCGTGACTGCCTGGACGTGCTCCTGAGCGGCCGGCAGGAGGACGGGGTGTACTCTGTCTTCCCCACACACGACCCTGCCGGCTTCCAGGTGTACTGCGACATGCGCACGGATGGTGGCGGCTGGACG GTGTTTCAGCGGCGGGAGGACGGCTCGGTGAACTTCTTCCGAGGCTGGGAGGCGTACCGGGACGGCTTCGGCAAGCTCACCGGGGAGCACTGGCTAG ggcTCAAGAGGCTCCACGTGCTGACGGCGCAGGCGGCCTACGAGCTGCGCGTGGACCTGGAGGACTTCGACAACGGCACGGCGCACGCCCACTACGGGAGCTTCGGCGTGGGCTTGTTCTCTGTGGACCCGGAGGAGGACGGGTTCCCGCTCACGGTGGCCGACTACTCGGGCACTGCAG GGGACTCCCTCCTGAAGCACAGCGGCATGAGGTTCACCACCAAGGACCGCGACAGCGACCACTCCGAGAACAACTGCGCCGCCTTCTACCGCGGCGCCTGGTGGTACCGCAACTGCCACACGTCCAACCTCAACGGGCAGTACCTGCGCGGCGCGCACACCTCCTACGCCGACGGCGTCGAGTGGTCCTCCTGGACCGGCTGGCAGTACTCGCTCAAGTTCTCCGAGATGAAGATCCGGCCGGTGCGTGAGGACCGCTAG